GCGCCTCAAGGGCGAGTGGGAAGACCTGCTGCAGAAGGTCCGCCACGCCGACGTGCGGCCCACGACCATCTCGCGGGCCCTCCTCGAGGCCCGGCAGTTCCTCGACCGCGACGCCATCGTGGTGACGGGTGCCGGCCTGCCGCAAAGCCAGGTGTACCAGGAGTTCCCGGTGTACGGCCCCCGACAGCACATCACCAGCGGCGGCTTCTCGACGATGGGCTTCACCGTGCCCGGCGCCATCGGCGCCAAGCTTGCCGCCCCTGCCCGGCAGGTGCTCGGCGTCGCGGGGGACGGCGACTTCCTCCAGAGCTGCCAGGAACTGGGGATGGCGGCGCAGTACGACATTCCGGTCGTGTACCTGGTCCTCAACAACTTCGGCTGGCAGTCCATCAAGAACCTGCAGACAAACGCCTACGGCCCCGACCGCGTGCTGGCCACGCCCTTCCTCAAGAAGGACGGCACCCCCTACAGCCCGCACATCGCGGATCTGGCCCGGAGCTTCGGCTGCTACGCCGAGCGCGTGGAAGACCCGACCGAACTGCCCCGCGTATTGCGGCGGGCTTTCGGATCGGGCCAGCCGGCGGTGATCGAGTTGCTGGTCAATCGCGATCTGCCCTGGGCCGGCCTGACGGCCACCGGGTGGTGGGACGTGCCGGTGCCCGCGTACCTGGAGGCCAAGCGCGCCGCTTACGACCAGGCCCGCGCCGAAGAGGTGCTGCGCTAGGTGCTGCGCCTCGGGACGGTCCCGATCCTCTGGAACAACGACGATCTCCCCGATCTGCGCGGCGGGTCGGTCTACCCGTTCGAGGAAGTCCTCGCCGCGATCGCCGCGGCGGGGTTCGCAGGGACCGAACTGGGCAGCAACCACCCGCGCGAGGCGATCGCCCTGGGGCGCGAACTGGCGCGCCGGAACTTGCGTCTGTCCGGGGCCTACTGGTGTCCCGGCCTCACCGATCCCGACCGCGCCGAGGCCGCCCTGGACGACGTGGAGCCGCTCCTGGCCCTGCTGGAGGCCGTGGGCTGCGAGTACCTGATCGCCGCCGAACCGCTGAGTACCGTGCGCGGCGCCTTCGTGGGCCGGGCCGCGCAGGCGCCGTCGCTGGCGGACGCCGGCTGGCGCTGCCTGGCCGCCGCCCTGGACGAACTGGGCTGGCGCTGCCGCGGCCGCGGCATCCGCCTGGCCTTCCACAACCACGCGGGCACGTGGGTCGAGACGCCGGACGAAGTGGCCCGCCTGCTGGGCATGACCGATCCCGAACGGGTCGGGCTCTGCCTCGACACCGGGCACTGGACGGTGGGCGGCGGCGACGCGCCGAATGGCGTCCGCGACTGGTTGCCGCGCCTGCGCTATCTCCACGTCAAGGACGTCGCCCCCGCGGTGCTGGCGGCATTGCGCGACGAGGGCTTCGACTTCCACGAGGCCCTCCGGCGGCGGATCTTCACCGAACTCGGGAAGGGCTGCGTGGACTTGCCGGCGATCGCCGCCACCCTCGCCGAGGCAGGCTGGTCGGGCTGGGTCGTGGCCGAGCAGGACACGTCTTGGCTGGAGCCCGGCGAGGCCGCCGCCCACAACTTCGCGACCCTGCACGCGCTGACGCGGGGGCAGCAGGCACCCGGGACCAACGGCGTCTCGCCGGCCCAGGCGCCCGGGAGCGCCGGCGTTTCGCCGGCCCCACGAGGCCTGGCCCCGTGAAGACCTACCGCATCGCCGCGATCCCCGGCGACGGGATCGGCCAGGAGGTCCTGCCGGCCGCCATCACCGTCATGGAGGCCGCCGCCGCCCGCCACGGCTTCGCGCTGGCGTTCGAGAGCTTCCCCTGGGGCTGCGACCACTACCTGCGCACGGGGCGAATGCTGGATCCCGACGGCCTCGACCGGATGCGCCCGTGCGACGCCCTGCTGCTGGGCGCGGTGGGCGATCCCGCGCGCGTCCCCGACCACGTCTCGCTGCGCGACCTGCTCATCGCCATCCGCCAGGGCTACGACCTCTACGTCAACCTGCGCCCGATCCGCCTGCTGCCCGGCATTCCGGGACCGCTGCGCGACAAGGGTCCCGGCGACATCGACATCCTGTGCGTCCGCGAGAATTCGGAGGGCGAGTACGCGGGCCTCGGCGGCCGCTTCAAGCGCGGCACGCCCGACGAGGTCGCCGAGCAGACGGCGGTGTTCACCCGCAAGGGGACCGAACGCATCCTGCGCTACGCCTTCGAGCAGGCGCGGGCGCGGCCGCGCAAGCGCCTGGCCAGCGCCACGAAATCCAACGCGTGCCAGCAC
The DNA window shown above is from Candidatus Tanganyikabacteria bacterium and carries:
- a CDS encoding TIM barrel protein, which translates into the protein MLRLGTVPILWNNDDLPDLRGGSVYPFEEVLAAIAAAGFAGTELGSNHPREAIALGRELARRNLRLSGAYWCPGLTDPDRAEAALDDVEPLLALLEAVGCEYLIAAEPLSTVRGAFVGRAAQAPSLADAGWRCLAAALDELGWRCRGRGIRLAFHNHAGTWVETPDEVARLLGMTDPERVGLCLDTGHWTVGGGDAPNGVRDWLPRLRYLHVKDVAPAVLAALRDEGFDFHEALRRRIFTELGKGCVDLPAIAATLAEAGWSGWVVAEQDTSWLEPGEAAAHNFATLHALTRGQQAPGTNGVSPAQAPGSAGVSPAPRGLAP
- a CDS encoding tartrate dehydrogenase, with protein sequence MKTYRIAAIPGDGIGQEVLPAAITVMEAAAARHGFALAFESFPWGCDHYLRTGRMLDPDGLDRMRPCDALLLGAVGDPARVPDHVSLRDLLIAIRQGYDLYVNLRPIRLLPGIPGPLRDKGPGDIDILCVRENSEGEYAGLGGRFKRGTPDEVAEQTAVFTRKGTERILRYAFEQARARPRKRLASATKSNACQHSMVFWDEMTDLVARDYPDVGVTKYHVDALAARMITHPETLDVVVASNLFGDILTDIGGALQGGLGLPASANLDPERRAPAMFEPVHGSAPDIAGRGIANPMATVWAGAMLFDYLGEAAAGADLLRALECVAAAGQIRTPDLGGRHTTADVTQALLEALGDPHEPAIVRPQTAAR